From Denitrovibrio acetiphilus DSM 12809, the proteins below share one genomic window:
- a CDS encoding Fic family protein, translating into MDKSKRIGRYVKGSVVGGKPYNAYIPNLLPPEPPIDMSEIYPLLDKATAAIGRLDSMNMVFQDTARFLYMYVRREAVLSSQIEGTQSSLSDLLTFENDELPSVSIDDVAEVSSYVSAMYYGLEKLSEFPLSLRLIKEIHEKLMTNSRGSTKQLGEFRKSQNWVGGLHPSVAKFVPPPPESLMECLDNFEKYLHDEKNVMPVLIKAAIAHVQFETIHPFLDGNGRLGRLLITFILCIEGLLKEPLLYLSLYFKINKEEYYKHLQNVRLTGDWESWIKFFLQGVIETSQEAIDKAKRITLVIEKDRASIYESGKSNASVIAVHNYMQNHPMTNTAKIKEACGISLPTVIRSLAMLESLGIVKETTGKQRHKIFAYAEYISILNEGTE; encoded by the coding sequence ATGGACAAAAGCAAAAGAATTGGCAGATATGTTAAAGGTTCGGTTGTCGGTGGGAAACCGTATAATGCCTATATCCCTAATCTGCTGCCTCCAGAGCCTCCTATCGATATGAGTGAAATTTATCCCCTACTTGATAAGGCTACAGCTGCAATCGGTAGATTGGATAGCATGAATATGGTTTTTCAAGATACTGCGCGTTTTTTATATATGTATGTTAGAAGAGAAGCAGTACTTTCATCTCAAATTGAGGGGACTCAATCTTCGTTATCAGACTTATTAACGTTTGAAAATGACGAGTTACCTAGCGTTTCAATTGATGATGTTGCTGAAGTTTCGAGCTATGTATCTGCGATGTATTATGGTCTTGAGAAATTGAGTGAGTTCCCATTGTCTTTAAGGCTAATTAAAGAAATACATGAAAAGCTTATGACAAACTCAAGAGGCAGTACAAAGCAGCTAGGTGAATTCAGAAAGAGTCAAAACTGGGTTGGCGGCCTACATCCCTCAGTTGCAAAATTTGTACCTCCTCCACCTGAAAGCCTTATGGAGTGTTTGGATAACTTTGAAAAATATCTACACGATGAAAAAAATGTTATGCCTGTGCTGATAAAAGCAGCTATTGCTCACGTTCAGTTTGAGACGATACATCCTTTTCTTGATGGTAACGGACGTCTTGGAAGGTTGCTTATTACGTTCATCCTTTGCATAGAGGGACTTCTTAAAGAACCTCTTTTGTATCTGAGTTTATATTTTAAGATAAATAAAGAAGAGTATTATAAACATTTGCAAAATGTCAGACTTACAGGTGATTGGGAGTCATGGATTAAATTTTTCCTGCAAGGGGTTATTGAAACTTCTCAAGAAGCGATTGATAAAGCAAAGAGAATAACTTTAGTTATTGAAAAGGACAGGGCTAGTATATATGAGTCCGGCAAATCAAATGCTTCGGTTATTGCAGTTCATAACTACATGCAGAATCATCCTATGACGAATACCGCAAAGATAAAGGAAGCCTGTGGAATATCTTTACCTACAGTCATACGTAGTCTTGCCATGTTAGAGTCACTTGGTATTGTTAAAGAGACAACCGGCAAACAAAGGCATAAAATATTTGCTTATGCTGAATACATCTCTATTCTTAATGAAGGGACAGAATAG
- a CDS encoding helix-turn-helix domain-containing protein, giving the protein MNMYKMTDNNILIELGRRLKQARINRNQTHKELSAKSGISIKTIQNIENGKSASLKNIISILRALNLLDQLDNFLPVQKISPIALAEMKGKKRQRASSKYDKKDDEDAEW; this is encoded by the coding sequence ATGAACATGTACAAGATGACAGACAACAACATACTTATTGAACTGGGCAGGCGTCTCAAACAGGCCCGAATCAATAGAAACCAGACTCATAAAGAGCTGTCTGCCAAATCCGGCATTTCTATCAAGACAATCCAAAATATAGAGAATGGCAAGTCTGCCTCTCTGAAAAACATAATATCAATACTAAGAGCACTCAATCTTCTTGATCAGCTTGATAATTTTTTACCTGTACAAAAAATAAGTCCTATCGCGCTCGCTGAGATGAAGGGCAAGAAGCGTCAACGTGCTTCTTCCAAATATGATAAAAAAGATGACGAGGATGCAGAATGGTAG
- a CDS encoding type II toxin-antitoxin system HipA family toxin — protein sequence MVEVATVHLWNMKAGAVSWDDERNVASFQYYPEFIRHELDISPIHMPVYGSENNIYEFPSLPMDTYYGLPGLLADSLPDKFGNTILNAWLAQQSRTPADMLPVERLCYLGNRGMGALEYTPAIYKKTKAEKIDIEEMTGVVADILAMRQALNTNTGSKGVVQDIVSVGTSAGGARAKAVVAYNQQTGDLYSGQLKAPRGAEHWLLKFDGVNPEGDPEGFGRVEFAYYQMAIACGIEMTKCHLLEIGKHAHFMTKRFDRIGNEKLHLQSLCGIAHFDFNNSSAYAYEDAFQIMRNLRLTYSDAEQLYRRMIFNVLTYNRDDHTKNISFLMDKKGKWSLSPAYDMTFSYRPDSPWVSRHQMSVNGKRERITTDDFLAVANGMNIKKPKEIIEQISGTVHQWKTYAKEAGVEPSICEQIEKLINGDR from the coding sequence ATGGTAGAAGTGGCAACTGTACATCTTTGGAACATGAAAGCAGGGGCAGTCTCATGGGATGATGAGAGAAATGTTGCGTCCTTTCAGTATTATCCTGAATTTATACGGCACGAGCTGGATATTTCGCCTATACATATGCCTGTCTACGGATCTGAAAACAACATATACGAATTTCCAAGTTTACCTATGGATACTTACTATGGCTTACCGGGACTACTTGCTGACTCATTGCCTGACAAGTTCGGCAATACCATTTTAAATGCATGGCTTGCCCAACAAAGCAGAACCCCGGCAGACATGCTTCCAGTTGAAAGGCTTTGCTATCTTGGCAACAGAGGCATGGGTGCGCTGGAATACACTCCGGCTATCTATAAGAAAACAAAAGCGGAAAAAATAGATATTGAAGAGATGACAGGCGTTGTTGCTGATATTTTAGCGATGCGTCAGGCACTCAACACAAATACAGGCTCGAAAGGCGTGGTTCAAGATATCGTTAGCGTTGGCACTTCCGCAGGAGGAGCTAGAGCAAAAGCGGTTGTTGCGTATAACCAACAGACAGGTGATTTATATTCAGGACAGCTCAAAGCACCGAGAGGGGCGGAACACTGGCTTTTGAAGTTTGATGGCGTCAATCCTGAAGGCGATCCTGAAGGTTTTGGCAGGGTAGAGTTTGCTTATTATCAGATGGCGATAGCATGCGGTATCGAGATGACTAAATGCCATCTATTAGAGATAGGCAAGCACGCCCATTTCATGACTAAAAGGTTTGACCGCATCGGTAATGAAAAATTACACCTGCAGTCGCTTTGCGGTATTGCACACTTCGATTTTAATAACTCTTCAGCATATGCGTATGAGGATGCTTTTCAAATAATGAGAAATCTAAGGCTCACTTATTCCGATGCCGAGCAGCTGTATCGAAGAATGATTTTTAATGTGCTTACGTATAATAGAGATGACCACACTAAGAACATCTCTTTTTTAATGGACAAAAAAGGGAAATGGAGTCTTTCTCCCGCATACGATATGACTTTTTCATATCGACCTGACAGCCCTTGGGTATCCAGACACCAAATGTCAGTAAACGGAAAAAGAGAACGCATTACTACTGATGATTTTCTTGCTGTTGCTAATGGTATGAATATAAAAAAGCCAAAGGAAATTATAGAACAAATATCAGGGACCGTGCATCAGTGGAAAACATACGCTAAAGAGGCTGGCGTCGAACCAAGCATATGCGAACAGATAGAAAAATTAATTAACGGAGATAGGTGA
- a CDS encoding Fic family protein, with amino-acid sequence MSLAGIEPMLPLQDGKNAEKRRNIDNLIAELREKSVLLKSKLNPKVLSLIGDQVRLMNCYYSNLIEGHPTKPKDIEDALKGEFSNVAETRDLQLEATAHIEVQRTIDYGEHGFEEIVSEDFIKWIHRAFYENLPESLKFVVDDKAEERIPIIPGEYRTRDVIVGHHIGVPYKDVDSFAHRFCSAYSISKLGRHEQVAAAAASHHRLLWIHPFLDGNGRVARLFSHAYLKEIGVGSDLWSVSRGLARDSEKYKRMLAKADSERDGALDGRGNLSLFGLQEFCIFFLQCCIDQIDFMGRLIDQDGFLGRIEAHTNVLIAKGELHPKSFKLLSCAVKEGEFGRGEVSEIMGVSRALASKTLSELLKRGLLQSIDKKAPVRLAISEEAKEYWLPGLFG; translated from the coding sequence ATGAGCTTAGCAGGTATAGAACCTATGTTGCCTCTTCAAGATGGCAAAAATGCAGAAAAAAGGCGCAATATTGATAACCTGATAGCAGAACTTCGGGAAAAGTCTGTTTTGCTGAAAAGCAAACTAAACCCAAAAGTCCTCTCGCTTATTGGAGATCAGGTGCGTCTTATGAACTGTTATTACAGCAACCTGATAGAGGGGCATCCTACCAAACCTAAAGATATTGAAGATGCGCTGAAAGGTGAGTTTTCTAATGTCGCTGAAACACGCGACCTTCAGCTTGAGGCAACTGCCCATATAGAAGTGCAAAGAACCATAGACTATGGAGAGCATGGGTTTGAAGAGATTGTTTCAGAAGATTTTATCAAGTGGATCCATCGTGCATTTTATGAAAATCTGCCAGAGTCGTTAAAGTTTGTCGTAGATGATAAGGCAGAGGAACGCATACCTATTATTCCCGGCGAATATAGAACGAGAGACGTTATTGTTGGGCACCACATAGGTGTGCCTTATAAGGACGTGGATTCTTTCGCTCATAGATTTTGCAGTGCATATTCAATCAGCAAGCTGGGTAGACATGAGCAGGTTGCAGCCGCGGCAGCATCACACCATAGGCTTTTGTGGATTCACCCTTTCTTAGATGGCAATGGCAGGGTGGCACGATTGTTTAGTCATGCGTATCTTAAAGAAATTGGTGTTGGCAGTGACCTTTGGTCTGTTTCAAGAGGATTGGCTAGAGATTCTGAGAAGTATAAGAGAATGCTAGCAAAAGCTGATAGTGAAAGAGACGGAGCTTTAGACGGCAGGGGTAATTTGTCTTTGTTTGGCTTGCAGGAGTTTTGCATATTCTTTCTTCAGTGCTGTATAGATCAGATAGATTTTATGGGCAGGCTCATAGATCAGGATGGTTTTCTTGGTCGTATAGAGGCACATACAAATGTCCTGATTGCTAAAGGCGAACTGCATCCAAAGTCATTTAAACTTTTGTCTTGTGCTGTTAAAGAAGGCGAGTTTGGTCGTGGTGAAGTATCTGAAATAATGGGCGTAAGCCGTGCTCTTGCCAGTAAAACTTTATCCGAGCTTCTTAAAAGAGGTCTGTTGCAATCCATAGATAAGAAAGCACCTGTTCGTTTGGCGATTTCTGAAGAAGCGAAAGAATACTGGTTACCGGGTTTGTTTGGCTAA
- a CDS encoding HD domain-containing protein has translation MNKFLGDFKVIDRTLRISKNGAEYLRIIVEGEQGAEIAYCYNDVAHCLKILDQTDSVSLYGFRMVNDGKSFISVQRLMISFVQLYVDYTTRFHEIIKYISEDNCHEVFMSIYREPDIISSFFLVPASLNSHHAHMSGLLVHTVEAMEFGLSLCESSLFKYDIDKSTLLLGLFLHDIGKALCYKVEGYDMFMTDRGRKIGHVTMGAELFLNKVCDLKDFPVNLKEKLVNIILSHHYSSKVKPISIEANIVRNLDSLSASIEGLGVV, from the coding sequence ATGAATAAATTTTTAGGAGACTTTAAGGTAATTGATAGAACGCTTAGGATAAGTAAAAACGGTGCTGAATATCTGAGGATTATTGTTGAAGGGGAACAAGGGGCAGAAATAGCCTATTGCTATAATGATGTAGCTCATTGTCTTAAAATCTTGGATCAAACTGACTCCGTTAGTCTTTATGGCTTTAGAATGGTAAACGACGGTAAGTCTTTCATTAGCGTACAAAGGCTGATGATCAGTTTTGTACAGTTGTATGTAGATTATACTACAAGGTTTCATGAAATCATTAAGTACATTAGTGAGGATAACTGTCATGAAGTATTCATGAGTATTTACAGGGAGCCAGATATTATAAGCAGTTTTTTTCTTGTCCCTGCTAGCTTGAACAGCCACCATGCTCATATGTCAGGTCTTTTGGTTCATACGGTGGAGGCTATGGAGTTTGGCTTGAGTTTGTGTGAGAGCAGTTTGTTTAAGTATGATATTGATAAAAGTACTCTTCTGTTAGGGCTGTTTCTGCATGATATAGGCAAGGCTCTGTGTTACAAGGTTGAAGGGTATGATATGTTCATGACAGATAGAGGGCGTAAAATTGGTCATGTCACTATGGGGGCTGAATTATTTTTAAACAAGGTATGTGACTTAAAAGACTTCCCTGTAAATTTAAAAGAAAAGCTTGTTAATATCATTTTGAGCCACCACTATAGCAGCAAAGTGAAGCCTATTTCGATTGAGGCAAATATCGTTAGGAATTTGGATAGTCTCAGCGCAAGTATAGAAGGACTGGGTGTTGTATAG
- a CDS encoding tyrosine-type recombinase/integrase, whose amino-acid sequence MASIRVDKDVLYIDFSYRGKRKRVYLGLSNTAHNRAILEAKINLLDGAIKGEKLGLGEVDFKQIFPGLGLFQKPKEELEVDRFLTATFDVLYLEWIDHKTHIAKNTRRTMLSFHRNHISPYIGHKLLGDITEKDIRMMMTVMSKVNRNVVVNRKLRSVRSFFNEVVEEGHLKESPFKKVKYLRNEKVDIKPFNQEELARLLVGFAEKYPAYESFVAFLAFSGCRPNEVVGLKWDKIDWENRKILIREGFVLGEETLLKTDSSVRDIDMTEPLEVLLLQQLDKGIDSEYVFVNEFNRRICWENFRQKYHRVLKLKNIVSRPAYQLRHTFASMAIKNGEDILWVSRMLGHSNLKTTLTTYTRYIPSLERKDGSIIGGIYSNIKGEDNE is encoded by the coding sequence ATGGCATCTATAAGAGTTGATAAAGACGTTCTTTATATAGACTTCTCGTACAGAGGGAAAAGGAAGCGAGTATATCTTGGTCTGAGCAACACAGCTCATAATAGAGCAATACTCGAAGCAAAAATTAACTTGCTGGATGGTGCCATCAAAGGAGAGAAGCTTGGACTCGGAGAAGTCGACTTTAAACAGATATTTCCGGGGCTTGGATTGTTTCAAAAGCCTAAGGAAGAATTGGAGGTTGACAGGTTCCTGACGGCAACATTTGATGTGCTGTATCTGGAGTGGATCGACCATAAGACTCATATAGCAAAAAATACAAGGCGGACGATGCTCTCTTTTCATCGGAATCACATATCGCCTTATATTGGACATAAGCTTCTTGGTGATATCACAGAAAAAGATATTCGTATGATGATGACAGTGATGTCAAAGGTTAACCGCAATGTTGTGGTTAATAGAAAGCTCCGTTCGGTACGTTCATTCTTTAACGAAGTTGTTGAAGAGGGTCATCTGAAAGAGTCACCGTTCAAGAAAGTAAAATACCTCCGAAACGAGAAGGTAGATATTAAACCCTTCAACCAAGAAGAGCTAGCTAGATTACTAGTTGGCTTTGCTGAAAAGTATCCTGCATATGAGAGTTTTGTGGCCTTCCTTGCATTTTCCGGCTGTCGCCCGAACGAAGTTGTCGGGTTGAAGTGGGATAAGATCGATTGGGAAAATAGAAAAATATTAATACGTGAAGGTTTTGTCCTTGGTGAAGAAACACTTCTGAAAACAGATAGCAGTGTCAGGGATATCGATATGACTGAGCCTCTGGAAGTTCTGCTACTACAGCAACTAGATAAAGGTATTGATAGTGAATACGTTTTTGTAAATGAATTTAATCGAAGAATCTGTTGGGAAAATTTCAGGCAAAAGTACCACAGGGTACTAAAGCTGAAAAATATAGTATCTCGCCCAGCGTATCAGCTTAGGCACACTTTCGCATCTATGGCGATTAAAAACGGTGAGGATATCTTATGGGTTTCCCGTATGTTGGGGCACTCAAACCTTAAAACAACTTTAACAACGTACACTCGGTATATTCCAAGCCTAGAGAGAAAAGACGGCTCAATAATTGGTGGCATATATTCAAATATTAAAGGAGAGGATAATGAATAA